In the candidate division WOR-3 bacterium genome, GAAAAGATTCTCATCTCCGAAGTGCCCTTAGAAGATTGACTTCCTTCTTTTTTCTCTTATAATCCAAGTTATAAAAAGCGGAGGAATTATGAAGATTTTAGAAGAAGGTCTGGGTGAATTATATTGCCCGCCCGACCCGAATGGCTTCCGGGAATGGGTCCATAAGAATAAAGATTTGGCAATGAAAGAAAAGGTGATGGATGAGAAGACCGCCATCGCCACTTTCGTTAAAGATGGGGATTATATCGGAACCGAACTCTACGGCACAGTCCGGGCACCGATGTCCTTAATCCGGGAGTTAATCCGCCAAAAAAAGAAAGATTTACGGGTGGCGGGTCAAGGGATTATTGAAATTGACTTTCTTTTAGCCGCGGATTTAGTTAGATCTCTTGACATCACCTATGTCGCCTATGAGGTCTATGGCATCTCTCATATTTTAAGACGAGCAGTGGAATCGGGAAAGGTGAAGACAACGGAATGGTCAAATGCGGCAATCGCCTGGCGTTTCAAGGCAGCAGCAATGGGTGTTCCCTTCTTACCCACCCGCTCTATGCTCGGTACCGACACCTTCAAAAGAAGTGGCGCCAAAGTTGTAGAGTGCCCTTTCACTAAAATGAAGGTCTGCCTCCTTCCCGCTTTGTATCTTGATGTGGGCTTCATCCACTGCCACCGGGCGGATAAATACGGGAACTGTCAAATTGACGGCATCTCGGGTTTTGCCTTTGAATTTGCCCGCGCCTGCAAAAGACTCATCATCTCAACAGAGAAGATTATCCCCCACGATGAGATCAAAAGATATCCAGAAAGGACCATCATCCCCTATTATTTAGTGGATGCGGTGGTGGAAGCACCTTATGGCAGTCATCCCGGTGAGATGTGTTATCTCTACTGGCGGGATGAAGAACATTTGAAGAAATTCCTTGAAGATTCCAAGGATCCAGAAAAGACCAAAGCCTACTTGGATAAATACATCTACGGAGTGAAAAACCATTGGGAATATATTAACTTGATCGGCCTTGAAAGATTAAAATGGTTGGAGTCCCAAATTGGTGGGAGGTAAGATGCAATATTCCGAAACCGAACTTTTAATCTGTGTTGCCGCACGCTTGATGGAAGATAGAAAAACCGCCTTCATCGGCACCGGCATTCCAATGCTGGCTGCGGCTTTAGCCAAAAAAATTCACGCCCCCAATTTGGTCGCGGTCTTTGAATTTGGGGGTATTGGTCCAAGTTTGGAAAAACTACCACTCGGAGTCGGTGATTCCCGAACCTTCCACCGGGCGATTGCGGCAATGGGCATTTGTGACATAATGGAGACCGCCCAAAGGGGATTTATTGAATACGGCTTTTTGGGTGGTGCCCAGATTGATATGTACGGCAATCTCAACTCAACGGTGATCGGACCTTACTTTCCGCCGAAGGTTCGCCTTCCCGGTTCTGGTGGTGCCAATGATGTCGGTTCCTTCTGTTGGAAGACAATCGCTATTATGAGGGAGCATAATAAGAAACGTTTTGTAGAAAAGGTTGACTTCATTACAACCCCTGGTTATCTCACCGGTCCTAAAGCCCGAGAAGCGGTTGGTTTACCACCAAATACCGGTCCTTACCGTGTCGTAACCAATCTGGCACTTTTGGGTTATGAGGAAAAGTCTAAACGGATGATGCTTTTAGCCACCCATCCTGGTGTGGAAGTTAAAGACGTAATAGAAAATACCGGATTTGAACTGATTATTCCCGATGATGTGGGTAAAACCGAACCACCGACCGAAAAGGAATTAAAAATTTTACGGGAAGAGGTTGACCCAGACCGATTGTATATCTGATGTTAGAGAGAGTAAAATCTTTAAGGAAAGAGGTGAGGGATTTCTGCGAAAGGGAAATTGTTCCCGTTGGTGAGTCCCTTGCGGAATTAAAGAGTAATCTAAAAAAACTCGCCCAAAGGGGTTATTTAGGAATTACCTATCCCAAGGAATATGGCGGTCTGGGTGAGAACTATCTTACCTATTCTATAATTGCCGAAGAGGTCTCCCGCATCTGCGCCTCAACCGGTTTAACCCTCTGCGCCCACAACTCCTTAGGCACCTATCCCCTATTTAAGTTTGGCAATGAAGAGCAGAAGAGAAAATATCTCCCCGGGCTCTGCCGGGGTGAGAAGATTTCCGCCTTTGGCTTAACCGAACCGAATGCCGGTTCTGATGCTAGCGCCATTGAAACGAGGGCGGAAAAGAGAGAGGACGGCTATATCCTTAATGGCACAAAGAGATTTATCACCAGTGGCGGCTTTGCCGAAGTATTTTTAATCGCCGCCACTTTGGATAGAAGTTTAGGAACAAAAGGGATTTCTATCTTCATCTTAGAAAAAGGGATGAAGGGATTTTCCATCGGCAAAGAAGAAGATAAATTGGGAGTAAGGGGTTCCAATACTGTGGAGTTAATTTTAGAAGATGTCTTTGTGCCCAAGGAAAATCTTTTGGGTAGAGAAGGGGAAGGTTATAAATACTTTATGGAGACCTTAGATGGCGGACGGATCTCTATCGCCTCTTTCGCCTTAGGGATTGCCCAGGCAAGTTTGGAAAAGATTATCCAATGGGAAAAAGAAAAAAATACCCGCTCCCAGATGGTCTATAAAATTTTAGCCGACCTCTCCTCCCAAATCGCTGCTGCCCGGCTTCTAACCCACCAGGCCGCGATCTTAAAAGATAAAGGGGAAAGAGCAGATTTGGAAGCCTGCCAAGCGAAACTTTTTGCCTCTGAGATTGCTTGGCGGGCAACAAGTGATGCCTTAAGGATTTATGGTTGGGAAGGGCTTTCAACCTCTTTGCCCTTAGAGAGGTTCTATCGGGATACAAAAATCTCGGAGATTGGAGAAGGAACATCCGAGATAATGAGGATCATTATCGCCCGGGAGTTATTAAAAAACTCTTAAATTGGGAGGTAAATATGAACTTTGAATTGACCGAAAATCAAAAGATGATTCAGGAGATGGTCAGGAAGTTTGCCAAGGAGCAGTTAGAACCAGTCGCCGCGGAATACGATAGAACCGGTGAATTCCCGAAGGAGAACATTAAGAAATTGGCGGAATTGGGTCTCATGGGGATGATTATCCCCGAACAATACGGTGGTGCCGGGATGGACTTCGTCAGTTTAGCGATTGCCATTGAAGAGATTTCTAAGGCGTGCGCCTCAACCGGGGTGATTGTGGCGGTCAATAACTCCTTAGTCTCCTATCCGATTCTCACCTTCGGCACCGAAGAACAGAAGAAGAAATACCTACCCCAATTAGCCAGCGGTGAAAAACTTGGTGCCTTTGCCCTCACCGAGCCAAATGTCGGCTCCGACCCGGCTTCCTTAGAGACAACCGCTAAATTAGACGGTGATTACTATGTCTTAAACGGCACAAAACGCTTTATCACCAACGGTGGTGCCGCTGATATATTTTTAGTCTTTGCCACCATTGATAAGACAAAGGGTTATAAAGGAATCTGCGGCTTCATTGTGGAGAAGGGTTATAAAGGGTTTTCTTTAGGTAAGCACGAAGACCTAATGGGCATTCGGGCAACCGGCAACTGCGAACTCATCTTTGAAGATTGTCCTGTGCCGAAGGAAAATCTCTTAGGAAAAGAAGGGGAAGGTTTCAAGATCGCCCTCCACACCCTTGACTGCTCAAGGATTGATATCGGTGCCCAAGCGGTTGGCATTGCCCAGGCCGCCTTAGAAAAATCCCTCCAGTACGCAAAGGAGCGGAAGCAATTCGGCAAATATCTCTATGAATTTGAGATGATTCAAGAGATGCTCGCCAGTATGGCGACAAAAATCCAAGCCGCCCGATTTTTGGTCTATTATGCCGCCTTCTGCAAAGATAAGGGTCTACCCCGCTTCTCCAAAGAGTCGGCGATGGCAAAACTCTTTGCCGCCGAGGTCTGCGTTGAGGTAACAAAGAATGCGGTTCAGATTCACGGTGGTTACGGTTATACCAAAGACTACGCCGTGGAGCGCTACTATCGGGATGCCAAGTGTATGGAAATCTATGAAGGGACCTCCGAAATTCAGAAGATTGTTATCGCCCGGAATCTAATCGGCTAAAAAGGGGAAAATTTAATAGAAGTGATCTTCCTTTTTCCCTTTTTCTTTTTCCAGCAGATTATTTGGGTTAAAGCGACTGATGCCGCGGGCTGGTCACCAAGATGGGGTCATACCTCAGTTGTCGCCCAGAACCAAATCTGGGTGATCGCTGGTGGGGACGAAAGAATCTGGAAGAATGATGTCTGGTATTCTTTTAATGGCAGAGATTGGTTTTTGGCGATTGACTCCTCTCCTTGGACACCAAGACACGGTGCCGTTTCTCTTGTTCGCAATGACACACTCTGGCTCTTTGGCGGTTGCGACCAAAATGGTTTTAAGAGCGATGTCTGGTTTTCCCCGGATGGGATAAATTGGGAAAAGAGAATAGATTCTGCTCCCTGGACACCGAGATGGGGGCACCGGATTGTTCTCTTCCATAACCAATTTTGGCTCTTGGGTGGAGAAGATAGAAATCTAAACTTAAAGAATGATGTCTGGTATTCCGAAGATGGCAGAGAT is a window encoding:
- a CDS encoding CoA-transferase produces the protein MKILEEGLGELYCPPDPNGFREWVHKNKDLAMKEKVMDEKTAIATFVKDGDYIGTELYGTVRAPMSLIRELIRQKKKDLRVAGQGIIEIDFLLAADLVRSLDITYVAYEVYGISHILRRAVESGKVKTTEWSNAAIAWRFKAAAMGVPFLPTRSMLGTDTFKRSGAKVVECPFTKMKVCLLPALYLDVGFIHCHRADKYGNCQIDGISGFAFEFARACKRLIISTEKIIPHDEIKRYPERTIIPYYLVDAVVEAPYGSHPGEMCYLYWRDEEHLKKFLEDSKDPEKTKAYLDKYIYGVKNHWEYINLIGLERLKWLESQIGGR
- a CDS encoding CoA-transferase, with the translated sequence MQYSETELLICVAARLMEDRKTAFIGTGIPMLAAALAKKIHAPNLVAVFEFGGIGPSLEKLPLGVGDSRTFHRAIAAMGICDIMETAQRGFIEYGFLGGAQIDMYGNLNSTVIGPYFPPKVRLPGSGGANDVGSFCWKTIAIMREHNKKRFVEKVDFITTPGYLTGPKAREAVGLPPNTGPYRVVTNLALLGYEEKSKRMMLLATHPGVEVKDVIENTGFELIIPDDVGKTEPPTEKELKILREEVDPDRLYI
- a CDS encoding acyl-CoA dehydrogenase family protein gives rise to the protein MLERVKSLRKEVRDFCEREIVPVGESLAELKSNLKKLAQRGYLGITYPKEYGGLGENYLTYSIIAEEVSRICASTGLTLCAHNSLGTYPLFKFGNEEQKRKYLPGLCRGEKISAFGLTEPNAGSDASAIETRAEKREDGYILNGTKRFITSGGFAEVFLIAATLDRSLGTKGISIFILEKGMKGFSIGKEEDKLGVRGSNTVELILEDVFVPKENLLGREGEGYKYFMETLDGGRISIASFALGIAQASLEKIIQWEKEKNTRSQMVYKILADLSSQIAAARLLTHQAAILKDKGERADLEACQAKLFASEIAWRATSDALRIYGWEGLSTSLPLERFYRDTKISEIGEGTSEIMRIIIARELLKNS
- a CDS encoding acyl-CoA dehydrogenase is translated as MNFELTENQKMIQEMVRKFAKEQLEPVAAEYDRTGEFPKENIKKLAELGLMGMIIPEQYGGAGMDFVSLAIAIEEISKACASTGVIVAVNNSLVSYPILTFGTEEQKKKYLPQLASGEKLGAFALTEPNVGSDPASLETTAKLDGDYYVLNGTKRFITNGGAADIFLVFATIDKTKGYKGICGFIVEKGYKGFSLGKHEDLMGIRATGNCELIFEDCPVPKENLLGKEGEGFKIALHTLDCSRIDIGAQAVGIAQAALEKSLQYAKERKQFGKYLYEFEMIQEMLASMATKIQAARFLVYYAAFCKDKGLPRFSKESAMAKLFAAEVCVEVTKNAVQIHGGYGYTKDYAVERYYRDAKCMEIYEGTSEIQKIVIARNLIG